The following are encoded in a window of Candidatus Bathyarchaeia archaeon genomic DNA:
- a CDS encoding proteasome assembly chaperone family protein produces MKAVVKLYREPSVSNPVLIGGLPGIAYVAKLSTDYLINELRAELFGEIYSPFFPPYVLIKKDGTVELMKNELYCWSDRNLERGAVIYTGNTQATSPEGQYAIAEEVLNLAERFGVKRVFTLAAYVTERSAEKPRVYIAATDPKLVDEMKVYGAKPMEEGSIGGTNGLLFGLAKLRGMEGICLLGETVGYTTPTGQSLVDAKAAKAILEVLTKILGLKIDMAPLESQAKATAEIIQKIEEVERQAIEEATRIAPPKDRMLYI; encoded by the coding sequence GTGAAGGCTGTTGTTAAGCTATACAGGGAACCAAGTGTAAGTAATCCTGTGCTCATAGGCGGGTTACCTGGAATTGCGTATGTAGCGAAGCTTTCGACTGATTACTTGATAAATGAGCTGAGGGCAGAACTATTCGGGGAGATTTACTCGCCCTTCTTCCCGCCCTACGTATTAATCAAGAAGGATGGTACAGTGGAGCTAATGAAGAACGAACTATACTGCTGGTCAGATAGGAACTTGGAGAGGGGGGCAGTAATCTACACTGGGAACACTCAGGCAACATCCCCGGAAGGGCAGTATGCCATCGCAGAGGAAGTCCTGAATTTGGCTGAACGTTTCGGTGTGAAGAGGGTCTTCACGTTGGCTGCGTATGTAACTGAGAGATCCGCTGAGAAGCCGAGGGTCTACATTGCGGCAACAGACCCCAAGCTAGTCGATGAGATGAAGGTTTACGGGGCGAAGCCCATGGAGGAAGGTAGCATCGGCGGCACAAACGGGTTACTCTTCGGGCTGGCCAAGTTGAGGGGGATGGAGGGTATATGCCTCCTCGGAGAGACCGTAGGTTATACCACCCCAACAGGTCAATCCCTTGTTGACGCTAAAGCCGCCAAAGCCATCCTCGAGGTTCTCACCAAGATATTGGGGTTGAAGATCGACATGGCGCCCCTCGAGAGCCAAGCTAAAGCGACCGCCGAGATCATACAAAAGATAGAAGAGGTGGAGCGCCAAGCCATCGAGGAAGCAACCAGGATAGCCCCCCCCAAAGACCGTATGTTATATATCTAA